The following is a genomic window from Geobacillus subterraneus.
GCTTAATGATGGGGGTCTATACGGTGACGATGAACGTCAGCGCCGCTTTTGCTTCCGGTCTTGCTGTTCCGCTCGCTGATGAGTGGGGGATCGGCTGGGAAGGAGCGTTTCGCTTTTGGGCGTTGCTTGCTCTCATCGCCATTGTCATTTGGTTGCCGCAAATCCAGCGCCGGAAATCCGCTGCTGCTCCATCAGGAAGTCGGCGCTCGTCATTTTGGCGTTCATGGCTCGCCTGGCAAGTGACGCTGTTTATGGGGCTGCAATCATTTTTCTTTTATTGCGTCATTACATGGCTGCCAGAGCTTGGGCAAGGAAAAGGAATGGCAGCCGATACAGCCGGCTGGCTGTTGTTTTTCTTTCAGTTCGCCCAGCTACCGATGATGTTCTTGTCTCCGCTGTTGGCTGAGCGGATGAAAGATCAGAAAGTGTTGATCGCCTCATCAGTGCTGTTGAAAGTGGCGGGGACGGCCGCTTTATTGGTCGGTCGAGGATGGTGGCTATGGGCGGGGGCGTTCTTTGCCGGTGTCGGTGCCGGCATGTCGTTTTCCCTCGCCATGATGCTGTTTACGCTGCGGACGCGCCGCCCGCTCGAGGCCGCTCAGCTTTCTGCTATGGCTCAGTCTGTCGGCTATTTGCTGTCGGCGGCCGGCCCGCCGCTGTTTGGCGCGTTGTATGATGCAGCCGGTCATTTCATCCCTCCCCTCGTTTTATTGCTAATCGTTTGCGCGGCCATGATGGTGTTTGGCTTGGGGGCAGCAAGGGACAAGTATGTAGATGATGAGGTTGCCTGACGAGAAGGGAAAAAATGATGAAAAAAGAGCCCGCAAGCGGCCATGTTGGCGCTGTGGGCCCTTTTCTTTACCGGTGCATTTCATAGATCGAGCGCTTCGTCACTCGTTTTAACCATTCGTATTCGTCAGCGTCAAGCGGCGGCGCGGATGCGGCGGCGATGTTTTCCTCAAGCTGCTCGAGCCGGCTCGCCCCCGGAATGGCGGCGGCGACGATGGGATCATACAGACAAAACTGAAGGGCGGTTGCGGTCATGGAACGGTGGCTGCCCGTTTTCTCTTTCAGCTTCGGGATGAGTGTTTGCAGTTCGCTGTACGAGTAATCGAGATAGCCGTGTTCTTTCACCGCCGCCTGCGCCGCTTCGATTGGGCGGTCGGTAAGCAAGCCTTTAGCGACCGGGCCGCGGGCGATGACGCTGATGTTATGTTCGCGCAAGAGCGGGAACCACTCTTCCGGGCGGCGGTCAAGCAGGCTGTATTGCATCATGACGCTGACGATGTTCGAACGTTTCACATATTCGCGAATGACGTTCGGGCGGATCGAGGAAATGCCGTACCAGCGGATGACGCCTTCTTGTTTTAACTCCTCAAACGCTGCAATCGTCTCGTCGATCGGATCGTCGATCGTGCCGCCGTGGAGCTGGTATAAATCAATGTAGTCCGTTTGCAGGCGGCGCAGGCTGTCTTTGACCGCTTGTTTGATATGTGATTTGGACGGATCCCAATCCCAGCCGCTTCCGTCTGCGCGCCAACGGTTGCCGACTTTGGTCGCGATGATCACTTGATCGCGTTTTCCTTTCACGGCTTTGCCGACAAATTCCTCGTTCAAGCCGCGGTCGTATAAATCCGCTGTATCCAAGTAGTTGATGCCGCGCTCCAGCGCTTCGTGAATGAGGCGGATCGCCTCGCGTTCGTCGGTACCAAGCGACATGCAGCCGAGCCCGATTTCGCTCACATACAAATCCGATGTGCCGATGCGTCGTTTGTTCATTGCATTCCGCTCCCTTCCTGCATCTTCATTGTACAACAGGGGCGAAAAAATGGCCAAGTATGTAGTACAATGGAAAAGAATTGATCAAACGATAGGGGAGAAGAACAATGGATCAGTTGTACGAAAAAACCGTCCGCCGGGAAAAACTGTTCAGCGGCCGCATCATCGAACTGTATGTTGAAGACGTGGAGCTGCCAAACGGGAAAACAAGCCAGCGCGAGGTGATTAAACATCCGGGGGCGGTGGCAGTATTGCCGCTCTTGCCCGATGGAAAGATCGTCCTTGTCCGCCAGTATCGAAAAGCGCTCGAGCGCGCATTGGTTGAAATTCCGGCGGGCAAGCTAGAACATGGGGAAGAGCCGCTCGCTTCCGCGCGCCGCGAACTCGAAGAAGAGACCGGCTACCGTGCCCAATCGATGCGCCATCTCATTTCGTTTTATACATCGCCCGGATTTGCCGATGAGCTCATCCATTTGTACGTCGCTGAAGGGCTCGAACAAGTCGAAGATGGCGCCGGTTTGGATGAAGATGAATTTGTCGAACTGTTGGAAGTGACGTTAGAGGAGGCGTTGGATATGCTTGAACGACGCGATATTTACGATGCGAAAACGGCGTACGCCTTGCAATATTTGCAGCTGCGCCGCGCGCTCGGGGAACGGCATGCTTAACGAAAAAACCGATGGCGGCCTCGGCCGCTATTACGCTGATCTACATATTCATATCGGCCGCACCGCCTCCGGCCGCCCGGTGAAAATTACGGGGGCGCGGACGTTGACGCTCGCCAACATTTTGCATGAAGCGGCGCACGTGAAAGGAATTGATTTGGTCGGCGTCATTGACAGTCATGTGCCGGAAGTGCTCGATGAGCTCGAACGAGCAATGGACGGACACGGATGGCGGGAACATCACGGGGGCGGCATTGACGCCGGGAACGTGACCTTGCTGTTAGGCAGCGAAATCGAAGTGTACGACGACCGTTGCCACGGACCGATCCACGTCCTCGTTTTTTTGCCGACCGTTCAAGCGATGCGCGCCTTTTCCACTTGGCTTGGCGAACGGGTGAAAAACGTATCGCTCAGTTCGCAGCGCATTTACGCTTCAGGACGCGAGCTGCAAGCGACGGTGAAGGAACAGGGCGGCTGGTTTATTCCGGCGCATGCGTTCACCCCGTTTAAAAGTTTGTACGGAAAAGGGGTCGAACGGAGCTTAACGGAAGTGTTCGACCCCGATCAAATTGACGCTGTCGAGCTGGGATTGAGCGCTGATACGGCGATGGCTGACCAAATCGCCGAGCTGCACCGTTATCCGTATTTGACGAACTCTGATGCCCACTCATTGCGAAAAATCGCCCGCGAATATGAACAAGTGCGGCTGGCCGCCCCGACGTTTGCCGAGCTGGAAAAAGCGTTTCGGGGCGAGGACGGGCGCGCGATCGTCGCCAATTACGGCTTGAATCCAAAGCTTGGCAAATACCACCGGACGGTGTGCGAACGCTGCCTGACGCCGGTCCCGCCTGAGGCCGAGCGCTGTCCGGCGTGCGGCCACCATCGCTTCATTAAAGGGGTATCAGACCGGCTCGAGGAGTTGAAAACGGCGGAGCACGGACCGAAGCGGCCGCCTTACATATATCAAGTGCCGCTTGAATTTATCCCCGGGCTCGGCCCGAAGGTGTACGAAAAGCTGCTCGGCCGTTTCGGTACGGAAATGCGCGTGCTGCATGAGGCGGCGGAGGAAGAGCTCGCCGATACGGTCGGGGAAAAGCTCGCCCGGCTGATCGTGCTCGCCCGCAGCGGCGCGCTCGCCATCGAAGCCGGCGGCGGCGGGAAATACGGAAAAGTGCAGGAGAAATGAGCGCGGAGAAAACGCCGCGGGGAAGACCCTGCTCGACAAACGAGCGGCCGTTTGCCGTGCGCAGGCGGAGCGATGGTGATGAAAAGCGGGATTGCCAGCGGGCAATCCCGCTTTTTTGAAAAACAGTCATATACGAAGCGGATGGACATACAATCTACTAAGAGACAAATGGGAGGACGAAGCACGATGAGAACCCATCCGTTGAAATCGGCCATCGCCATTCACTTGCGCGAACACGCCTCACTATACGTGTTTGTGATCGTCCTGTTTTTAATGGGCGTTATTTTCGGCGCTATTGTCGTCAACAGCCTCGGCTTCAGCCAAAAGCAAGACTTGTACTATTACTTGACGCAATTTTTTGGACAAGTATCGAAAGACAATTTGGCGAGCGCCCATGATATGTTCCGTCAAAGCTATATGCATAACGTCAAATACATCGCCCTCATGTGGGTGCTCGGCATTTCCGTCATCGGACTGCCGGTCATTTTGGTTTTACTGTTTTTAAAAGGCATTGTCGTCGGCTTCACCGTCGGCTTTTTGGTCAACCAAATGAGCTGGCAAGGATTTGTATTGTCGTTTGTATCCGTCATGCCGCAAAACTTGATCGTCATTCCGCTCATGCTCGTGATGGGCGTGATGTCGATATCGTTTTCCTTGCGGATGGTGCGCAATCAGTTTATGAAACGGCCGCACGAGCCAGTGTTCCCGATGGTGATGCGCTATGCCGCGGCGATGGCCGCGGCCGCCTTCGGGCTGCTTGTCTCTTCGGCGGTGGAAGCGTACCTTTCGCCGGTATTGATGAAGCAGACGGTCAAATGGGTGATCAACTTAATAACAATTATTATATAATAATCATTATTGTTCTCTTGTAATAGTTATTTTACTTTGATACTTCCCTCGTACATTTGTTATAATGGGAGGTGAATGGCGAGGGAGGAATGAAAACATGGAAGATCGTTTGGAACGGATTAAGAAGCAGCTGCACTCGGCTGGCTATAAGCTGACGCCGCAGCGGGAAGCGACGGTAAGGGTCCTGCTCGAACATGAAGAGGATCATTTAAGCGCCGAAGACGTCTACCTCCTCGTAAAAGAAAAATCCCCAGAGATCGGCTTGGCGACTGTTTATCGGACGCTTGAGCTGCTAACCGAGCTGAAAATTGTCGATAAAATCAATTTCGGGGACGGGGTATCACGTTATGACCTCCGCAAGGAAGGGGCGGCGCATTTCCATCACCATCTTGTTTGCCTCGAATGCGGCTCGGTGGCGGAAATTCAGGAAGATTTGCTTGAGGACGTCGAAGCCATTGTCGAACGGGAATGGAAGTTTAAAATTAAAGACCACCGCTTGACGTTTCATGGCATTTGCCACCGCTGCCAGCAAAAACATGAAGAAAAATAAAACCTTTTCCAGTGGGAAAGGTTTTTTTGCGTATAAATAGGGAAACAAATGGCATATCCTCATACTAGCAAGTGGGCAAGCAGCCGATGGGGAGGGTGCCATGAAAACGGTTTGGCAAATGGTGAAAGTATTTCTTTTGTTTACGGGATGCACCATTTTATTTTATTATAGTCTTGTATGGTTTCATCGCGAGTACGAATATTATCACCGATACGATGAACCGGGAGGATCGGCGGTGAAAGTATCGACGACCGAAAGCGCGCCTCCGGACTGGCTCAACCGGCTATTATTTTTTTATCGCGACGGGGAGTAGAGAACATTGGAACATGAATTAAAGGATTTTCTGCACTATTTGACGGTAGAGCGGAACTTGGCGCACAATACGATCATTTCGTATGAGCGGGATTTAAAGAAATATGTCCGCTACTTGCGCCACGTCGAGCAGCTTGAGGCGCTGGGCGAAGTCGGACGCCTGCATATTCTCCATTTTTTAAAGTTTTTAAGCGAGCAAGGGCAGTCAGCGAGGACGATTGCCCGCTATTTGGCGTCGATCCGTTCGTTCCACCAGTTTTTGCTGCGGGAGAAAATGGCGGCGCAAGACCCGACCGTCCATATCGAAACGCCGCAGTTTGAGCGAACGCTGCCCAAAGTGCTGTCCGTAGAAGAAATCGAAGCGCTTATGGCGGCGCCGCAGACGAATACGCCGTTCGGTTTGCGCGACAAGGCGATGCTGGAGCTGCTGTATGCGACCGGCATGCGCGTCAGCGAGTTGGTGCAACTCAACCTCGGCGACGTGCATTTGACGATGGGGTTTGTCCGCTGTTACGGGAAAGGGCGGAAAGAGCGGATCGTGCCGATCGGCCGGATGGCCATTGAAGCGCTTACCCGCTATTTGGAGCACGGGCGCCCGCAGCTTGTGAACCCGCACAAGCGGGCGACGGAGGCGCTGTTTTTGAACCATTACGGCCAGCGCTTAACAAGGCAAGGGTTTTGGAAAATTTTAAAACGGCTTGCCAAAGAAGCGGGCATTGAAAAAGAGCTGACGCCTCATACGCTCCGACACTCGTTTGCGACTCATCTGCTTGAGAATGGGGCTGACTTGCGCGCCGTTCAGGAGCTGCTTGGGCATGCTGACATTTCAACGACACAAATGTATACACACGTGACGAAAACGCGCCTCAAGGACGTGTATAAACAGTATCATCCGCGCGCCTAGCCACGGCGGTCGCTGTACGCTAGGCGCGCTCCTATGGATCTAGTTGTCAGACTTCTGACCAATGTAATGAAGGCGTGTTTTGCCGGAAATAGGGGAACGATAGGAAAGAGACACGATTTTTATTGGAAGCGGGAGGAATGAATGTGAAAGCACCATACCGGCGCGTATTTTTAATTGTGCTCGATTCGGTCGGCATTGGCGAAGCGCCTGATGCCGAGAAATATAACGACAAAGGGGCGGACACGCTCGGCCATATCGCCGAACATCGCGGCGGCTTGCACATGCCGAATATGGCCAAGCTTGGCCTGAGTCATATCCGCGAGATTCAAGGGGTGCCGAAAGTTGACCATCCGCTCGCCTACTATACCAAAATGAAAGAGGCATCTGCCGGCAAAGACACGATGACCGGCCATTGGGAGCTGATGGGTCTTCGCATCGACAAGCCGTTTCGCGTTTTTCCGGATGGGTTTCCGGACGAACTCATTGCCGAACTCGAGCGGCGCACCGGGCGGAAAGTGATCGGCAACAAGCCGGCGAGCGGGACGGCGATCATCGAAGAACTCGGTGAGGAGCATATGAAAACGGGGGCGATCATCGTCTATACATCAGCCGACTCCGTCTTGCAAATCGCCGCCCACGAACAGGTCGTGCCGCTTGACGAGCTGTACCGCA
Proteins encoded in this region:
- a CDS encoding CynX/NimT family MFS transporter; translated protein: MRQKTAAASTATSSLFMTAAVVALAANLRAPITTVGPLVPELQRELGLSYAAAGALTTIPLLAFALLAPSAALFARRIGMERTLFYSLVVLLVGELIRPLAGSSWLFIGTALIGAAIAVNNVLMPALVKDAFPGRVGLMMGVYTVTMNVSAAFASGLAVPLADEWGIGWEGAFRFWALLALIAIVIWLPQIQRRKSAAAPSGSRRSSFWRSWLAWQVTLFMGLQSFFFYCVITWLPELGQGKGMAADTAGWLLFFFQFAQLPMMFLSPLLAERMKDQKVLIASSVLLKVAGTAALLVGRGWWLWAGAFFAGVGAGMSFSLAMMLFTLRTRRPLEAAQLSAMAQSVGYLLSAAGPPLFGALYDAAGHFIPPLVLLLIVCAAMMVFGLGAARDKYVDDEVA
- a CDS encoding aldo/keto reductase — its product is MNKRRIGTSDLYVSEIGLGCMSLGTDEREAIRLIHEALERGINYLDTADLYDRGLNEEFVGKAVKGKRDQVIIATKVGNRWRADGSGWDWDPSKSHIKQAVKDSLRRLQTDYIDLYQLHGGTIDDPIDETIAAFEELKQEGVIRWYGISSIRPNVIREYVKRSNIVSVMMQYSLLDRRPEEWFPLLREHNISVIARGPVAKGLLTDRPIEAAQAAVKEHGYLDYSYSELQTLIPKLKEKTGSHRSMTATALQFCLYDPIVAAAIPGASRLEQLEENIAAASAPPLDADEYEWLKRVTKRSIYEMHR
- a CDS encoding NUDIX domain-containing protein, translated to MDQLYEKTVRREKLFSGRIIELYVEDVELPNGKTSQREVIKHPGAVAVLPLLPDGKIVLVRQYRKALERALVEIPAGKLEHGEEPLASARRELEEETGYRAQSMRHLISFYTSPGFADELIHLYVAEGLEQVEDGAGLDEDEFVELLEVTLEEALDMLERRDIYDAKTAYALQYLQLRRALGERHA
- a CDS encoding TIGR00375 family protein; amino-acid sequence: MLNEKTDGGLGRYYADLHIHIGRTASGRPVKITGARTLTLANILHEAAHVKGIDLVGVIDSHVPEVLDELERAMDGHGWREHHGGGIDAGNVTLLLGSEIEVYDDRCHGPIHVLVFLPTVQAMRAFSTWLGERVKNVSLSSQRIYASGRELQATVKEQGGWFIPAHAFTPFKSLYGKGVERSLTEVFDPDQIDAVELGLSADTAMADQIAELHRYPYLTNSDAHSLRKIAREYEQVRLAAPTFAELEKAFRGEDGRAIVANYGLNPKLGKYHRTVCERCLTPVPPEAERCPACGHHRFIKGVSDRLEELKTAEHGPKRPPYIYQVPLEFIPGLGPKVYEKLLGRFGTEMRVLHEAAEEELADTVGEKLARLIVLARSGALAIEAGGGGKYGKVQEK
- the spoIIM gene encoding stage II sporulation protein M, whose translation is MRTHPLKSAIAIHLREHASLYVFVIVLFLMGVIFGAIVVNSLGFSQKQDLYYYLTQFFGQVSKDNLASAHDMFRQSYMHNVKYIALMWVLGISVIGLPVILVLLFLKGIVVGFTVGFLVNQMSWQGFVLSFVSVMPQNLIVIPLMLVMGVMSISFSLRMVRNQFMKRPHEPVFPMVMRYAAAMAAAAFGLLVSSAVEAYLSPVLMKQTVKWVINLITIII
- a CDS encoding Fur family transcriptional regulator, whose protein sequence is MEDRLERIKKQLHSAGYKLTPQREATVRVLLEHEEDHLSAEDVYLLVKEKSPEIGLATVYRTLELLTELKIVDKINFGDGVSRYDLRKEGAAHFHHHLVCLECGSVAEIQEDLLEDVEAIVEREWKFKIKDHRLTFHGICHRCQQKHEEK
- a CDS encoding YqzK family protein — translated: MKTVWQMVKVFLLFTGCTILFYYSLVWFHREYEYYHRYDEPGGSAVKVSTTESAPPDWLNRLLFFYRDGE
- the xerD gene encoding site-specific tyrosine recombinase XerD, translated to MEHELKDFLHYLTVERNLAHNTIISYERDLKKYVRYLRHVEQLEALGEVGRLHILHFLKFLSEQGQSARTIARYLASIRSFHQFLLREKMAAQDPTVHIETPQFERTLPKVLSVEEIEALMAAPQTNTPFGLRDKAMLELLYATGMRVSELVQLNLGDVHLTMGFVRCYGKGRKERIVPIGRMAIEALTRYLEHGRPQLVNPHKRATEALFLNHYGQRLTRQGFWKILKRLAKEAGIEKELTPHTLRHSFATHLLENGADLRAVQELLGHADISTTQMYTHVTKTRLKDVYKQYHPRA